A single window of Pyrus communis chromosome 10, drPyrComm1.1, whole genome shotgun sequence DNA harbors:
- the LOC137746946 gene encoding 3-hydroxyisobutyryl-CoA hydrolase-like protein 3, mitochondrial — translation MHLHHQAHPHHYSGLRITISFIISKSIFHTSYFFYTLTNFPVLTAEYSLIQKISEYNKPYISLTMAFGIGLSGYSQYRIITEVLLPCQTEIVNVVNYNCGEIQQQPRFEAQLRSLLPQITSAFGANKSALVTIDELKKQQQSSEATVVEWANEALQGLGKGAPFSLYLMQNYFSKVASALGENDNQLSNRLCGMLKVCGQFWWTRIRIRSGTRQSKREVNQSEVEAFFEPLSPNVEELSV, via the exons ATGCATCTTCATCATCAGGCTCATCCTCATCATTACAGTGGACTACGGATCACCATCAGCTTCATCATCAGCAAGTCGATATTTCATACTTCATACTTCttttatactcttacgaatttTCCA GTACTCACTGCTGAGTATTCTCTAATACAGAAAATCTCTGAGTACAACAAGCCGTATATAAGCTTAACAATGGCCTTTGGTATTGGCCTATCGGGCTACAGTCAGTACCGGATCATTACAGAGGTACTATTGCCTTGTCAGACAGAGATTGTCAATGTTGTCAATTACAACTGTGGCGAAATTCAGCAGCAACCCAGATTTGAAGCGCAGCTCAGGAGTCTTTTACCTCAAATAACTTCAGCATTTGGTGCAAATAAGTCAGCTCTTGTGACAATTGATGAACTTAAAAAGCAGCAGCAGAGTTCAGAAGCTACTG TGGTGGAGTGGGCTAATGAAGCTCTTCAAGGTCTTGGAAAGGGTGCTCCTTTTTCACTTTATTTGATGCAAAATTACTTCTCCAAAGTTGCATCTGCGCTTGGGGAAAATGACAATCAATTATCCA ATCGTCTGTGCGGAATGCTGAAGGTGTGCGGGCAGTTTTGGTGGACAAGGATCAG AATCCGAAGTGGAACCCGTCAAAGTAAGAGGGAGGTGAATCAGAGTGAAGTGGAAGCTTTCTTCGAGCCATTGAGCCCGAACGTTGAGGAGTTGAGCGTGTGA
- the LOC137747670 gene encoding disease resistance protein RPV1-like codes for MVDTAMTTHEASSSSSSKSKLWNYDVFLSFSGVDTRNGFTGHLHAALTDRGYQAYIDEDDLERGEEIKEELFRAIEEARISIIVFSKSYVDSSWCLDELVKIMECRYKLGRRVLPIFYHIDPSHVRKQNGDFAQAFQKHEEGIREEKDDKEREAKQERVKQWRRALTEAANLSGQHLQITDNGREAKLIREIVGKIITEWLPSENELNVAKHPVGINSRVQDIINHLSDGGSNGVIMVGIWGMGGLGKTTAAKAIYNQIHRKFQFKSFLADVSDTTSKHGLVYLQEILISDILKQKSQISSVDGGISLIKQHLQRRRVLVIMDNIDEVEQLNAIAGNHDWFGPGSRIIITTRDEHLLKQVDKIYPAEKLDNGEALVLFSWHAFGNRWPNEGYLELSKKVVSYCGGSPLALEVLGSFLIKRTIAEWRSQLEKLERTPHGKIIKPLRISFEGLDDTQKAIFLDISCFFIGWDKDYVAKVLDGCGFFATVGISVLRERCLVTVEDNMLNMHDLLREMARVIISEKSPDHTERWSRLWNPREVTNVLTNKSGTEEVEGLALDFSDLWLQSSNKSSFSTVAFANMKKLRLLRLKNVQLNGKYKHLPKELIWLCWRKFPLESIPDDFFNQPRLAVLDMQHSKLVQVWKGFKLLQKLKIINLSYSRFLIKSPDFSQLPNLEELILEGCGNLSEIHPSIGHLKRLSLVNLTSCYRLISLPRDFYELKSVETLYLNQCSKLSELHEDLGEMISLRILEVELTVIRQVPPSIVGLKNLTRLSLRLGGRIHLHYSLHGLNSLRELDLSFCNFADDEIPKDLGSLISLQDLHLQGNNFHTLPNLSGLSKLETLWLSGCRNLHTIPDLPTNLKFLYAFGCPALKTMPNFSEMSNMRELNVSASTKLTEVPGLDKSLNSMTWIDMKRCTNLTADFRKNILQGWNSCGFGGIFLHGKYVPDWFEFVNDSNKVSFDIPPSDGRNFEGLTLFCVHGPECIFYHPQLHVVVTIINNTKRIELQACIGILDWEDVVCEDNYLWQGQLSNNKLNLQGGDKVDIIFEIPRIHDVRRTGVNLVWDKPMKENMHDLDKAGYVLKPTSRLVLRS; via the exons ATGGTGGATACCGCCATGACAACCCACGAAGCCTCCTCTTCATCCTCCTCCAAGTCAAAACTTTGGAATTACGACGTGTTCTTGAGCTTCAGCGGTGTAGACACACGCAATGGCTTCACGGGCCACCTCCACGCGGCATTAACAGATAGGGGATACCAGGCTTATATCGATGAGGACGATCTAGAAAGAGGGGAAGAAATAAAAGAGGAACTGTTCCGGGCAATCGAAGAGGCGAGGATCTCTATCATTGTCTTCTCAAAGAGTTATGTGGACTCGAGTTGGTGTCTTGATGAGCTGGTGAAGATCATGGAGTGCAGATACAAACTGGGGCGACGTGTTTTGCCAATATTCTATCATATCGATCCTTCACATGTTAGGAAGCAGAACGGAGATTTTGCTCAAGCATTTCAGAAGCACGAAGAGGGTATCCGTGAAGAAAAAGATGACAAGGAACGTGAAGCTAAACAAGAAAGGGTAAAGCAATGGAGAAGGGCTCTTACAGAAGCTGCAAATTTGTCTGGCCAACATCTTCAAATCACTGACAATGG GCGTGAAGCAAAGCTTATTAGAGAAATTGTTGGCAAGATCATTACGGAATGGCTTCCGAGCGAAAACGAATTAAATGTGGCCAAGCACCCGGTTGGAATCAATTCTCGCGTTCAAGATATTATCAATCATCTTTCAGATGGTGGATCAAATGGCGTTATCATGGTTGGAATTTGGGGGATGGGTGGATTGGGTAAAACAACAGCTGCCAAAGCCATTTATAACCAAATTCATCGTAAGTTCCAATTCAAAAGTTTCCTTGCCGACGTTAGCGACACTACAAGTAAACATGGTCTGGTTTATTTGCAAGAAATACTAATTTCAGACATCCTGAAACAGAAGTCTCAAATAAGCAGTGTTGATGGAGGCATCAGTCTGATAAAACAACATCTCCAACGTAGAAGGGTACTTGTCATCATGGACAATATAGATGAAGTGGAACAACTCAATGCAATAGCTGGAAATCATGATTGGTTTGGTCCAGGTAGTAGAATTATCATAACGACACGAGATGAACATTTACTAAAGCAAGTGGATAAGATATATCCGGCTGAGAAATTGGATAATGGAGAAGCTCTAGTGCTCTTTAGTTGGCATGCCTTTGGAAATAGGTGGCCTAATGAAGGATATCTGGAACTCTCAAAAAAGGTTGTTTCTTACTGTGGAGGTTCGCCACTAGcccttgaagttttaggttcttttttaattaaaagaacCATAGCAGAGTGGAGAAGCCAGTTGGAGAAATTGGAAAGAACTCCTCatggaaaaataataaaaccacTAAGAATAAGCTTTGAAGGGCTAGATGATACACAAAAGGCAATATTCCTAGATATATCTTGTTTCTTTATTGGATGGGACAAGGACTATGTCGCAAAAGTGTTAGATGGATGTGGATTTTTTGCAACAGTAGGAATCAGTGTCCTCCGTGAACGATGCCTTGTAACTGTTGAAGACAACATGTTGAATATGCATGATTTGCTTCGAGAAATGGCCAGAGtaatcatttctgaaaaatctCCTGATCACACGGAAAGATGGAGTAGGTTGTGGAATCCTCGAGAGGTCACCAATGTATTGACAAATAAATCT GGAACTGAAGAAGTTGAAGGACTTGCTCTAGATTTCTCTGATCTTTGGTTACAAAGCTCTAACAAGTCTAGTTTCAGTACAGTAGCATTTGCCAATATGAAGAAACTGAGATTGCTTCGGCTAAAAAATGTGCAGCTCAATGGAAAATACAAACATCTTCCCAAAGAGTTAATATGGTTGTGCTGGCGTAAATTCCCTTTAGAGTCCATACCagatgatttttttaatcaaccAAGATTAGCTGTTTTAGACATGCAGCATAGCAAACTGGTACAGGTCTGGAAGGGTTTCAAG TTACTTCAGAAGTTGAAAATCATTAATCTCAGTTATTCCCGTTTCCTAATTAAATCACCGGACTTTTCACAACTCCCAAATCTTGAAGAGTTGATATTAGAAGGCTGTGGCAATTTGTCCGAGATTCACCCATCCATTGGTCATCTTAAAAGACTTTCTTTGGTAAACCTTACAAGTTGTTACAGGCTTATTTCTCTTCCAAGGGATTTCTATGAGTTGAAATCTGTTGAGACTCTTTATCTTAATCAATGTTCAAAACTCAGTGAACTGCATGAGGATTTAGGGGAGATGATATCATTGAGAATACTTGAAGTAGAGTTAACAGTCATAAGACAAGTACCACCTTCCATAGTAGGATTGAAGAATCTCACTCGTTTGTCTCTAAGGTTAGGGGGGCGTATTCATTTGCACTATTCATTACACGGCTTAAACTCTTTAAGAGAATTAGATCTCTCATTCTGCAATTTTGCTGATGATGAAATCCCTAAGGATCTTGGGAGTCTAATTTCTTTACAAGATTTGCATCTTCAAGGGAATAATTTTCATACCCTACCCAACCTCAGTGGTCTTTCAAAGCTTGAAACATTGTGGTTAAGTGGATGCAGAAATCTTCATACAATCCCTGATTTAccaacaaatttgaaatttctgtATGCGTTTGGTTGCCCTGCATTGAAAACAATGCCCAATTTTTCGGAAATGTCAAATATGAGAGAACTAAATGTAAGTGCTTCAACCAAACTTACTGAGGTTCCAGGCTTGGATAAGTCATTGAACTCCATGACATGGATTGATATGAAAAGGTGCACCAATCTCACAGCTGATTTTAGGAAGAATATCCTACAG GGATGGAATTCTTGTGGATTTGGTGGCATTTTCCTCCATGGGAAATATGTTCCTGATTGGTTTGAGTTTGTCAACGACAGTAACAAAGTCAGTTTTGATATTCCCCCGAGTGATGGCCGTAATTTTGAAGGGTTGACTCTGTTCTGCGTTCACGGCCCAGAATGTATATTTTATCATCCTCAACTTCATGTTGTCGttactattataaataataCTAAGCGTATTGAGCTGCAGGCTTGCATAGGCATACTAGACTGGGAGGATGTAGTATGTGAAGACAATTATCTTTGGCAGGGACAATTGTCGAACAATAAGCTCAATTTGCAAGGCGGGGACAAAGTTGATATAATTTTTGAAATCCCAAGAATTCATGATGTGAGGAGAACAGGTGTTAATCTAGTATGGGACAAACCTATGAAGGAAAATATGCATGATTTGGACAAAGCTGGTTATGTTTTAAAACCCACATCCAGGTTGGTTCTACGATCATGA